In one Mycobacterium sp. NBC_00419 genomic region, the following are encoded:
- a CDS encoding lipase family protein → MTPALHRRAVPVVALIAALIAGCGPPLPPPNNQSSNAIRDLTPSFEGAVRLPPPEMGGDGPGSLVTVSRFDGNAELDEVDATAFRVVYRSTSETGEPTQVSGLVAIPPGPPPKGGWPVVSFGHGTSGVLNGCAPTKYENLLGNAPMVAALVQNGFVVAMTDYEGLGVPGFTHPYLDSRVFGQNMIDAVRAARRIDPRTGRRWAAYGVSLGGMAAWAAADQAGRYGAGLTLVGTAALVPVADMTSLADAAAAGSLTREQMPLLAFALQGMAWSHPDFALSDYVSGYTEQHWDELLDCTPADPSRYAGVVDGMQASDLRPATPEATARLRDLLRQMALPQHPASGPLLVQFGTVDPLVNDDWTKKAIGNACAQGDVVDFEERIGEGHADLDSSRSLPWVKARFDGQLPFNACAGQR, encoded by the coding sequence ATGACACCCGCCCTGCACCGGCGCGCGGTTCCCGTCGTCGCGCTGATCGCAGCCCTGATTGCCGGCTGCGGTCCGCCACTGCCACCGCCGAATAACCAGTCCAGCAATGCAATCCGTGACCTGACGCCGTCGTTCGAGGGTGCGGTGCGGTTGCCGCCGCCGGAGATGGGCGGCGACGGGCCCGGCTCGCTGGTCACGGTCAGCCGGTTCGACGGCAACGCCGAACTCGACGAGGTCGACGCCACGGCATTTCGCGTGGTGTACCGATCGACGTCGGAGACCGGCGAGCCGACGCAGGTGTCGGGTCTGGTGGCCATCCCGCCCGGACCACCCCCCAAGGGTGGCTGGCCGGTGGTGTCGTTCGGGCACGGAACCTCCGGTGTGCTGAACGGGTGCGCGCCGACGAAGTACGAGAACCTGCTGGGCAACGCCCCGATGGTCGCGGCGTTGGTGCAGAACGGATTCGTCGTCGCGATGACCGACTACGAGGGCCTCGGTGTGCCAGGCTTCACCCACCCCTACCTGGACTCGCGGGTCTTCGGCCAGAACATGATCGACGCGGTGCGGGCGGCCCGCCGGATCGACCCGCGGACGGGCCGCAGATGGGCCGCATACGGGGTATCCCTGGGCGGGATGGCGGCGTGGGCCGCCGCCGACCAGGCCGGCCGGTACGGCGCGGGGCTGACACTCGTCGGGACCGCCGCACTGGTGCCGGTCGCGGACATGACCTCGCTGGCCGATGCGGCGGCCGCCGGTAGCCTCACCCGGGAGCAGATGCCCCTGCTGGCGTTCGCGCTGCAGGGGATGGCCTGGTCGCATCCGGACTTCGCGCTGTCCGACTACGTCTCGGGCTACACCGAACAGCATTGGGACGAACTGCTCGACTGCACCCCGGCGGATCCGTCCCGCTACGCCGGCGTGGTCGACGGCATGCAGGCTTCGGATCTGCGCCCGGCCACTCCCGAAGCCACTGCGCGACTGCGTGATCTGCTGCGGCAGATGGCCCTACCGCAACATCCGGCGAGTGGTCCGCTGCTGGTCCAGTTCGGCACGGTGGACCCCCTCGTCAACGACGACTGGACGAAGAAGGCCATCGGCAACGCCTGCGCCCAGGGCGACGTGGTGGACTTCGAAGAGCGGATCGGCGAAGGGCACGCCGACCTCGACAGCAGCCGGTCACTGCCGTGGGTGAAAGCCCGCTTCGACGGTCAGCTGCCGTTCAATGCCTGTGCGGGGCAGCGATGA
- a CDS encoding YveK family protein: MIAPPHAPRLRDYAAILRQSWLVIVSATVLAGAAGFWVAQTRDTTYTAHVPVFAMVPGAPEPRSAFSGSRDALARMQGYSALAVSQQVLARTIAERNLATTPRRLAEQVTAQVTPGSVLLDVGVSDTSGQQAVSTADALARNLVGVARELEWSAQGPTGELIPVGSASAVEVRAAAGRYVTLGAVLGFVLSCVLVLARGIRGATVLTTAQLDHVVVDAMGEAQR; encoded by the coding sequence ATGATCGCCCCGCCCCACGCGCCGCGCCTGCGCGACTACGCGGCCATCCTGCGGCAGTCCTGGCTGGTGATCGTGAGCGCCACCGTCCTGGCCGGTGCCGCCGGTTTCTGGGTGGCGCAGACCCGGGACACGACCTACACCGCGCACGTTCCGGTGTTCGCCATGGTGCCGGGTGCCCCCGAACCGCGCAGCGCCTTCAGCGGAAGCCGAGATGCCCTGGCCCGCATGCAGGGCTATTCCGCGTTGGCGGTGTCCCAGCAGGTGCTCGCCCGGACCATCGCCGAGCGGAATCTGGCGACGACGCCTCGCCGGCTCGCCGAACAGGTCACCGCACAGGTGACACCGGGTTCGGTGCTGCTCGATGTCGGCGTCAGCGACACGTCGGGCCAGCAGGCGGTATCGACGGCTGATGCGCTGGCACGCAACCTGGTCGGGGTGGCCAGGGAACTGGAATGGTCCGCCCAGGGGCCGACCGGTGAGTTGATCCCGGTCGGGAGCGCCAGCGCGGTGGAGGTCCGCGCCGCGGCCGGCCGCTACGTCACCCTGGGCGCCGTGCTCGGGTTCGTCCTGAGTTGCGTGCTGGTACTGGCCCGGGGGATTCGCGGCGCCACCGTGCTCACCACGGCCCAACTCGACCATGTGGTCGTCGACGCGATGGGGGAGGCACAGCGATGA
- a CDS encoding alpha/beta hydrolase, translating to MRWWLTPMWVVTVIALVSCSGLQHPPAPARPELGAIALAGDFSGSGPGTLRSAATLPTIDRRITAVTSTAARITYTSESAVDGSSQLVSGTVFVPRGTPPQGGWPIVAFGHGSTGVQKDCAPSRSPTLLGTSEVVVPLVKAGYVVTVSDFQGLGLDGTYHPYLDAGTGGRNLIDSVRAARRLVPDTSNRWVAFGGSQGGQAAWAANELATTYSPDLALLGSVSLVPAADLTGLADAAAAGTLTADQGPLLQWVLYALAQEDPQLNLDDYRRGVVADNWAVLSSCAPEKSSQRAEVAQRITADDLRPSTPEATDALRAHLARMSVPQQRSTAPMLVIYGGRDTLISPAWTKQALDKACTMGSTVEYYLQPDKGHGDIDAAVAFGWIRQRFDGDAPLNACAPRSPDEPVGQGRQ from the coding sequence ATGAGGTGGTGGCTGACTCCGATGTGGGTGGTGACGGTGATCGCGCTGGTGTCGTGTTCGGGCCTGCAGCACCCGCCCGCCCCGGCCCGGCCCGAACTCGGCGCGATCGCACTCGCAGGTGACTTCTCCGGTTCCGGGCCCGGCACGTTGAGGTCGGCGGCGACCCTGCCGACCATCGACCGCCGGATCACCGCGGTCACCTCGACGGCAGCGCGCATCACCTACACCTCCGAATCCGCCGTCGACGGTAGCTCCCAACTGGTTTCGGGCACCGTGTTCGTTCCGCGCGGCACACCGCCGCAGGGTGGATGGCCGATCGTCGCGTTCGGCCACGGATCGACAGGAGTCCAGAAGGACTGTGCGCCGTCGCGGTCACCCACGCTGCTGGGCACCTCGGAGGTCGTGGTCCCGCTGGTCAAAGCCGGCTATGTGGTGACGGTGTCGGACTTCCAGGGCCTCGGGCTCGACGGGACCTACCACCCGTACCTCGACGCCGGAACCGGCGGCCGCAACCTGATCGACTCGGTGCGTGCCGCGCGCAGACTGGTGCCCGACACCTCGAATCGCTGGGTGGCCTTCGGCGGGTCGCAGGGTGGTCAAGCCGCCTGGGCGGCAAATGAGTTGGCCACCACCTACAGCCCTGACCTGGCACTGCTCGGCTCGGTGAGCCTGGTGCCGGCCGCCGACCTCACCGGGCTGGCCGACGCCGCCGCGGCGGGCACGCTGACCGCCGACCAGGGCCCGCTGCTGCAGTGGGTGCTCTATGCGCTGGCCCAGGAGGACCCGCAGCTCAACCTCGACGACTATCGCCGCGGCGTCGTCGCCGACAACTGGGCCGTGCTGTCGTCGTGCGCACCCGAGAAGTCCAGTCAGCGTGCCGAAGTCGCCCAACGCATCACCGCCGACGACCTGCGACCCTCCACGCCGGAAGCCACCGACGCGCTCCGTGCGCACCTGGCCAGGATGAGTGTTCCGCAGCAGCGTTCCACCGCACCGATGCTCGTCATCTACGGCGGCCGCGACACCCTGATCTCACCCGCTTGGACCAAACAGGCACTCGACAAGGCGTGCACGATGGGCAGCACCGTGGAGTACTACCTGCAGCCGGACAAAGGCCACGGTGACATCGACGCCGCGGTGGCATTCGGCTGGATTCGTCAGCGTTTCGACGGTGACGCACCACTGAACGCGTGCGCACCCCGGTCCCCTGACGAGCCCGTCGGGCAGGGCCGCCAATGA
- a CDS encoding acyltransferase family protein — protein MTLQDKPVDAAAPDAPAVVKAPSRRIIGLDGPRGLACAAVLVLHVNAHYSPRVMDAFKLQLLGQALVFFFALSGFLLYLPFVRAILAEPGTARWPDTRVFGVHRLLRVFPAYVTIFLISSLVFGAVYLENVAIQPPGTDAGTGRMTDPGALVANLTLLQSYLPQYFQTGLNPSWSLSLELVFYVSLPVFGALALALRRRTGLAPISVALLAPLILVLIGALGKTLAPVVQQWVGVADPTLAEWGPNWLAVYNRSFVSLADNFAFGMIAAVLFAGIGAGLLSGHVVRRMRWYCIPLLLGAAAASLVLIALHSHVSSTAVALLSALVILFIVAPLARGEHSRFAAALDWSPLRYVGEISLSVYLWHFPVLLVLGRLGLMAGDTVAGMLRNVILVLTVSLVLASLTHRFVEKPAMAVAKRYRR, from the coding sequence ATGACGTTGCAGGACAAACCGGTCGATGCTGCCGCGCCTGATGCACCTGCGGTCGTCAAGGCGCCGAGCCGCCGCATCATCGGCCTCGACGGCCCACGTGGCCTGGCGTGCGCGGCGGTGCTGGTGTTGCACGTCAACGCCCACTACTCGCCCAGGGTCATGGACGCCTTCAAGCTCCAGCTGCTCGGTCAGGCGCTGGTGTTCTTCTTCGCGCTCAGCGGGTTCCTGCTGTACCTGCCGTTCGTGCGTGCGATCCTCGCCGAACCCGGGACCGCCAGGTGGCCTGATACCCGGGTCTTCGGCGTGCACCGGCTGCTGCGGGTGTTCCCCGCCTATGTGACCATCTTTCTGATCAGCAGCCTCGTCTTCGGTGCGGTGTACCTCGAGAACGTGGCGATCCAGCCGCCGGGCACCGACGCCGGGACGGGCCGGATGACCGACCCCGGTGCGCTGGTGGCGAATCTGACTCTGCTGCAAAGCTATCTGCCGCAGTACTTCCAAACCGGACTGAACCCGTCGTGGTCGCTGTCGCTGGAGTTGGTGTTCTACGTGTCGTTGCCGGTGTTCGGCGCGCTGGCGCTGGCGCTTCGGCGCCGCACCGGGCTGGCGCCGATCTCGGTGGCGCTGCTGGCTCCGCTGATCCTCGTGCTCATCGGTGCCCTGGGCAAGACGCTGGCCCCGGTGGTGCAGCAGTGGGTCGGGGTCGCCGACCCCACTCTCGCCGAGTGGGGGCCGAACTGGCTTGCGGTGTACAACCGCAGCTTCGTCTCGCTGGCCGACAACTTCGCCTTCGGCATGATCGCCGCGGTGCTCTTCGCAGGCATCGGCGCCGGACTGCTCTCCGGCCACGTGGTCCGCAGGATGCGGTGGTACTGCATACCGCTGCTGTTGGGCGCCGCCGCTGCCAGTCTGGTGCTCATCGCGCTGCACTCACATGTCTCCAGCACGGCGGTGGCGCTGCTGTCGGCGCTGGTGATCCTGTTCATCGTCGCGCCGCTGGCCCGGGGTGAACATTCCAGGTTCGCCGCCGCGCTGGACTGGTCTCCGCTGCGCTATGTCGGCGAGATCTCACTCTCGGTGTACCTGTGGCACTTTCCGGTGTTGCTCGTACTCGGCCGGCTGGGGCTGATGGCTGGTGACACCGTCGCAGGCATGCTGCGCAACGTCATACTCGTGCTGACGGTCAGCCTGGTGCTGGCGTCGCTGACGCATCGCTTCGTCGAGAAGCCTGCGATGGCGGTGGCGAAACGATATCGGCGATGA
- a CDS encoding lipase family protein, with product MRVPRSVVIVGALLATVLLTAAGVVAYRTGERLVRGATAPPVAVSTANLGGTGPGTLVSAMTMPNLTGVLSSLGVRSARVVYRSTEGDTGEPTVVSGTVFVPKGSAPQGGWPVVAFGHGTTGIDQPCAPSLSDDLLGQAPVVAGFIKLGYAVAFADYQGLGAAGVHPYLDARTAGLNILDAVRALRATFPEVSTTVGAFGGSQGGGAVWAADEQAADYAPELKLVGVVALSPAADMVGLVDKAQRGTLSTDQRPLMQWVLASLGRLHPQLDLDDFRRGVAAANWAALSACSGALVHTRAAVAPDIGPFDLAPGGPRPAAVLTGMLRNWALPQRPLSAPLSVVFGTADTYIDPEWTSRAIAAACARGGTVVWRLEEGKGHADIDAADQIAWLVERFQDKSVANECVN from the coding sequence ATGAGGGTCCCACGCTCGGTGGTCATCGTCGGCGCGCTGCTGGCGACCGTCCTGCTGACCGCGGCCGGTGTGGTGGCCTACCGCACGGGCGAGCGGTTGGTCCGGGGCGCCACTGCGCCACCGGTCGCGGTGAGTACGGCCAATCTCGGCGGTACCGGGCCCGGAACCTTGGTCAGCGCGATGACGATGCCGAATCTCACCGGCGTGCTGTCCTCGCTGGGAGTACGTTCAGCCCGGGTGGTCTACCGGTCGACCGAAGGCGACACCGGCGAGCCCACTGTGGTGTCGGGGACGGTGTTCGTCCCCAAAGGGTCTGCACCGCAGGGTGGTTGGCCGGTGGTGGCGTTCGGCCACGGAACCACTGGGATCGACCAGCCGTGTGCGCCGTCGTTATCCGACGATCTGCTCGGGCAGGCGCCGGTGGTCGCCGGCTTCATCAAGCTGGGGTACGCGGTCGCCTTCGCCGACTATCAGGGCCTGGGTGCCGCCGGCGTGCATCCGTATCTGGATGCCAGGACCGCCGGCCTCAACATCCTCGACGCGGTCCGTGCGCTTCGCGCAACCTTCCCCGAGGTGTCGACCACCGTCGGCGCGTTCGGTGGATCGCAGGGTGGCGGGGCGGTGTGGGCGGCCGATGAGCAAGCCGCTGACTATGCGCCGGAACTGAAGCTGGTCGGGGTGGTGGCACTGTCGCCGGCCGCCGACATGGTCGGGTTGGTGGACAAGGCGCAGCGGGGAACCCTGAGCACCGATCAGCGCCCGCTGATGCAGTGGGTGCTGGCGTCGTTGGGACGTCTGCATCCGCAGCTCGACCTCGACGACTTCCGCCGTGGTGTGGCAGCGGCGAATTGGGCTGCGCTCTCGGCATGTTCGGGTGCGCTGGTGCACACCAGGGCTGCGGTGGCGCCGGACATCGGGCCGTTCGACCTCGCGCCGGGTGGCCCGCGTCCCGCCGCGGTGCTGACCGGGATGCTGCGCAACTGGGCGCTGCCCCAGCGCCCGTTGTCCGCGCCGCTGTCGGTGGTGTTCGGTACCGCCGACACCTATATCGACCCGGAGTGGACCTCGCGTGCCATCGCTGCGGCGTGCGCTCGCGGTGGAACGGTCGTCTGGCGTCTGGAAGAGGGAAAAGGGCACGCCGACATCGACGCCGCCGACCAGATCGCCTGGCTGGTCGAGCGGTTTCAGGACAAGAGTGTGGCAAACGAATGCGTCAATTAG
- a CDS encoding sugar transferase, with protein MSIDSTLLEAPAARVSWRNGYASRLRKVDAGAVTGAVFAAHWLRFDIAAGWGDSFKSIDYTVLSVSLVVAWLAALSVYRTRSLRIIGEGAEEYRLVLSATLALFGGIAIVSMVCKLDIARGYLAIALPLGLLALLVGRWVVRRSIGRGRRKHGLYATPVVAMGQLHAVRALAESMARQSDSGYVVVGVCVPDTSGSDRVEIASVGVVPVYSGDELLRAVAETGADAVAVTATERMGAGGIRDLSWQLEKHDVDLLVSPGVVDVASPRLLMRPVGGLPLIHVEKPRYNGAKGFEKRLFDIVFSVAVLLFSLPLTLVVALAIKATSSGPVFYLSERIGMDGKPFRMIKFRTMVNGADQMLAELAALNESNGGVLFKIRRDPRVTAVGRVLRRYSIDEIPQFVNVLRRDMSVVGPRPPLASEVAGYDAAVRRRLLVRPGITGLWQVSGRSDLPWDVSVQLDISYVENWSLMADLMIVVKTVRAMLRATGAY; from the coding sequence ATGTCGATTGACTCGACCCTCCTGGAGGCTCCCGCGGCCCGGGTGTCGTGGCGCAATGGCTACGCATCCCGGTTGCGCAAGGTGGACGCGGGTGCGGTCACCGGCGCGGTGTTCGCGGCGCACTGGCTGCGGTTCGACATCGCCGCAGGCTGGGGCGACTCCTTCAAATCGATTGACTACACGGTGCTTTCGGTGTCCCTCGTGGTGGCGTGGCTGGCGGCGCTGTCGGTGTACCGGACACGGTCGTTGCGGATCATCGGCGAGGGCGCCGAGGAGTACCGGCTGGTGCTGTCGGCGACACTGGCGCTGTTCGGTGGCATCGCGATCGTGTCGATGGTGTGCAAGCTGGATATCGCGCGCGGCTACCTCGCCATCGCCCTGCCGTTGGGCCTGCTGGCACTGCTCGTCGGTCGCTGGGTGGTGCGACGTTCCATCGGCAGGGGCCGGCGCAAGCACGGCCTGTACGCGACACCCGTCGTCGCGATGGGCCAGTTGCACGCCGTCCGGGCACTTGCTGAATCGATGGCGCGGCAATCCGATTCGGGGTATGTCGTGGTGGGGGTGTGTGTACCCGACACTTCAGGATCGGATCGCGTCGAGATCGCCTCGGTGGGAGTCGTGCCCGTCTACAGCGGTGACGAGCTGCTGCGCGCGGTGGCCGAGACCGGTGCCGACGCTGTCGCGGTGACCGCCACCGAACGCATGGGCGCCGGCGGAATTCGCGATCTGTCCTGGCAGTTGGAGAAACACGACGTCGACCTGCTGGTGTCGCCGGGGGTCGTCGACGTGGCAAGTCCGCGGCTGCTGATGCGACCGGTCGGCGGCCTGCCGTTGATCCACGTCGAGAAACCCCGCTACAACGGGGCCAAGGGCTTTGAGAAGCGGCTGTTCGACATCGTCTTCTCCGTTGCCGTCCTGCTGTTCTCGCTGCCGCTGACCCTGGTTGTCGCGTTGGCGATCAAGGCCACCAGCTCAGGACCGGTGTTCTACCTGTCCGAGCGGATCGGCATGGACGGTAAGCCGTTTCGGATGATCAAGTTCCGGACCATGGTCAACGGCGCCGACCAGATGCTTGCCGAACTGGCTGCGCTGAACGAGAGCAACGGTGGGGTTCTGTTCAAGATTCGCCGCGATCCGCGGGTCACCGCCGTGGGCAGGGTGTTGCGCCGCTACAGCATCGACGAGATCCCGCAGTTCGTGAACGTTCTGCGCCGGGATATGAGCGTCGTCGGCCCACGACCGCCGCTGGCCAGCGAGGTCGCCGGCTATGACGCGGCAGTACGGCGCCGGCTTCTGGTCCGGCCGGGCATCACGGGGCTGTGGCAGGTGAGCGGACGCTCGGATCTGCCGTGGGATGTCTCGGTGCAACTGGATATCAGCTACGTCGAGAACTGGTCGTTGATGGCCGATCTCATGATCGTCGTCAAGACGGTGCGGGCCATGCTGCGCGCCACCGGCGCTTACTGA
- a CDS encoding fasciclin domain-containing protein, translated as MSITKYTKASAMAGLTAAAVLGLSVAVSPMAAADDPGANLVGPGCAAYAEQVPTGPGSVAGMAVSPVAVAASNNPLLTTLTAAVSGKLNPNVNLVDTLNGGQFTVFAPTDAAFAKLDPATIETLKTDSNLLTSILTYHVVPGQAAPAAVVGTHKTVQGADLTVAGSGNHLTVNGANVVCGGVKTANATVYLIDSVLLPPAN; from the coding sequence ATGTCGATCACGAAGTACACGAAGGCAAGTGCCATGGCCGGCCTCACCGCGGCCGCAGTTCTCGGACTGTCGGTGGCGGTGTCCCCGATGGCCGCCGCAGATGACCCGGGTGCGAACTTGGTGGGCCCCGGCTGCGCGGCCTACGCGGAGCAGGTACCCACGGGTCCGGGATCGGTCGCCGGCATGGCCGTCTCGCCGGTTGCCGTTGCGGCGTCGAACAATCCGCTGCTGACCACACTGACCGCAGCGGTGTCGGGCAAGCTCAACCCGAACGTCAACCTGGTGGACACGCTCAACGGTGGCCAGTTCACCGTGTTCGCCCCGACTGACGCGGCGTTCGCCAAGCTCGATCCGGCGACCATCGAGACGCTGAAGACGGATTCGAATCTGCTGACCTCGATCCTGACCTACCACGTGGTCCCCGGCCAGGCCGCTCCGGCCGCAGTCGTCGGCACCCACAAGACGGTCCAGGGTGCTGATCTGACGGTCGCCGGGTCCGGAAATCACCTGACGGTCAACGGTGCCAACGTGGTCTGCGGTGGCGTCAAGACCGCCAACGCCACGGTGTACCTGATCGACTCGGTGCTGCTGCCCCCGGCCAACTAG
- a CDS encoding fasciclin domain-containing protein, which produces MGFHRTALTAVGMTAAAVLFAGCSSTSTTAESTTTTAAATATTTTTTSAAAAPAGTLVGPGCASYAEQVPTGPGSVAGMGKDPVTVAASNNPLLKTLTSALSGKLNPNVNLVQTLDSGQFTVFAPTDDAFAKLDPATIEKLKTDSDLLTSILTYHVVPAQASPAQVVGEHKTVQGATVTVTGSGGELKVNDANVVCGGVQTANATVYLIDTVLTPPAQ; this is translated from the coding sequence ATGGGATTTCACCGGACCGCATTGACCGCCGTCGGCATGACGGCAGCCGCCGTCCTGTTCGCGGGCTGCTCGTCGACCAGCACGACCGCGGAGTCGACGACGACCACCGCAGCGGCCACCGCGACGACCACGACCACCACCTCGGCTGCTGCCGCACCCGCAGGCACCCTGGTCGGACCGGGTTGTGCGAGCTACGCCGAGCAGGTGCCCACCGGGCCCGGCTCGGTGGCCGGCATGGGCAAGGATCCGGTCACGGTGGCGGCGAGCAACAACCCGCTGCTCAAGACCCTGACCTCGGCGCTCTCGGGCAAACTCAACCCGAACGTCAACCTGGTGCAGACCCTCGACAGCGGCCAGTTCACCGTGTTCGCGCCGACCGATGATGCGTTCGCCAAGCTCGACCCGGCCACCATCGAGAAGCTCAAGACGGACTCCGACCTGCTGACCTCGATCCTGACCTACCACGTGGTTCCGGCCCAGGCCAGCCCCGCCCAGGTCGTCGGCGAGCACAAGACCGTCCAAGGCGCGACCGTCACGGTCACCGGCTCGGGTGGCGAGCTGAAGGTCAACGACGCCAACGTCGTGTGCGGCGGTGTCCAGACGGCCAACGCCACGGTCTACCTCATCGACACGGTGCTGACCCCGCCCGCCCAGTAA
- a CDS encoding AMP-binding protein: protein MRDLIDLMAAFADRLAVATADETLSYADLADRAGAVAAALGHERKLVMLEVGNSVPALVAYLGTLAGGHVALPVSPGGHHADLLDTYDPDIVIDAGGSIRHRRRHSRHRMHPDLALLLSTSGSTGSPKLVRLSVANLVANAEAIADYLDITENDRAATTLPMSYCYGLSVIHSHLRRGAGLILTDQSVADEEFWTLARHHGATSFAGVPYTFDILDRIGFDTIELPRLRYITQAGGRMHPDSVRRYAQLGQSRGFDFVVMYGATEATARMAYLPPDLADTHPEAIGRPIPGGSFTLAPLDGWTGPDVGELVYHGPNVMMGYAHCPADLAAGATLDALHTGDVARHLGDGLYQVVGRLSRFVKLYGLRIDLQRLESVVDEAGISTMCTEADGRLVVAAAGPVDAAELQRRTATAAGLPVAAVHAVPLQQLPVLPSGKPDYPALRDIAREPGRRGPTDLRLLFAEVLHCDVETVTPQASFVSLGGNSLSYVAMSIQLERLLGRLPPNWQDRSISELQRLQAPNRPRWTAALETSVTLRAVAIVLIVGSHAGLFKLWGGAHILLGVAGYNFARFCLADPPRRRRVGHLVNTIAWIAVPSIIWIAVALVVTDDYAPTNLLLLQKVLGPDDSMTAGRLWFVEVLVWILVVLAAVCWLPLSDRLERRYPFGFAAAFLAVGLALRYDLPGFGLGREAWFTVLAFWFFAAGWAAAKATTTLQRVAVSAVVVIGVAGYFGNSHRDVLVAAGLLLLVWAPALPVPAVVAPAAGIVAEASLYIYLTHFQVYPWFDSPLAGVIAAVLVGVGLAQAMVALRGRIAQVSLLRR, encoded by the coding sequence GTGCGTGATCTGATCGACCTGATGGCAGCGTTCGCCGACCGCCTGGCCGTCGCCACCGCCGACGAAACCCTGAGCTACGCCGACCTGGCCGACCGTGCCGGCGCCGTCGCCGCCGCACTGGGCCACGAACGCAAGCTGGTCATGCTGGAAGTCGGCAACTCGGTGCCCGCACTGGTCGCCTACCTCGGCACCCTCGCCGGAGGCCATGTCGCCCTTCCGGTTTCACCGGGAGGACACCACGCCGACCTCCTGGACACCTACGATCCCGATATCGTCATCGACGCCGGTGGGTCCATCCGTCATCGCCGCCGCCACAGCCGCCACCGGATGCACCCGGACCTCGCCCTGCTGCTGAGCACGTCGGGCAGCACCGGCTCACCCAAACTCGTCCGGCTATCGGTGGCCAACCTCGTCGCCAACGCCGAAGCCATCGCGGACTACCTCGACATCACCGAGAACGACCGGGCAGCAACGACATTGCCGATGTCCTACTGCTACGGCCTTTCGGTGATCCACAGCCATCTGCGCCGGGGTGCGGGGCTGATCCTCACCGACCAGTCGGTGGCCGACGAGGAGTTCTGGACGCTGGCCCGCCACCACGGCGCGACGAGTTTCGCCGGCGTCCCCTACACGTTCGACATCCTCGACCGCATCGGCTTCGACACGATCGAGCTGCCCCGCCTGCGCTACATCACCCAGGCGGGTGGGCGGATGCACCCGGACTCGGTGCGCCGCTACGCACAACTGGGCCAGAGCCGGGGTTTCGACTTCGTCGTCATGTACGGGGCCACCGAGGCCACCGCACGGATGGCCTACCTGCCGCCCGATCTGGCCGACACCCACCCGGAGGCGATCGGTCGCCCGATCCCCGGTGGCTCGTTCACCTTGGCACCGCTGGACGGCTGGACCGGGCCGGACGTCGGCGAACTGGTCTACCACGGCCCCAACGTGATGATGGGGTACGCGCACTGCCCCGCCGACCTGGCCGCCGGAGCCACCCTCGACGCGCTGCACACCGGCGACGTGGCACGACACCTCGGAGACGGGCTCTATCAGGTCGTGGGCCGGCTGAGCCGCTTCGTCAAGCTCTACGGCCTTCGCATCGACTTGCAGCGCCTGGAGTCGGTGGTCGACGAGGCCGGGATCTCGACGATGTGCACCGAAGCCGACGGCCGCCTGGTGGTCGCCGCCGCCGGGCCCGTCGACGCCGCCGAGTTGCAGCGGCGCACCGCGACCGCCGCCGGGCTGCCGGTGGCGGCCGTCCACGCGGTGCCGCTGCAGCAATTGCCGGTGCTGCCGTCGGGCAAGCCCGACTACCCGGCGCTGCGCGACATCGCACGCGAACCGGGTCGGCGCGGGCCCACCGATCTGCGTCTGCTGTTCGCCGAGGTGCTGCACTGCGACGTCGAGACGGTCACGCCGCAGGCCAGCTTCGTGAGCCTCGGCGGCAACTCCCTGTCCTATGTCGCCATGTCGATCCAGTTGGAACGCCTGCTGGGCCGGCTGCCGCCGAACTGGCAGGATCGCTCGATCAGCGAACTGCAACGGCTGCAGGCGCCGAACCGGCCGCGCTGGACCGCGGCGCTGGAGACCAGCGTCACGCTGCGCGCGGTGGCGATTGTGCTGATCGTCGGGTCCCACGCCGGGCTCTTCAAGTTGTGGGGCGGCGCGCACATCCTGCTCGGCGTCGCCGGCTACAACTTCGCCCGGTTCTGCCTCGCTGATCCACCACGGCGCCGCCGGGTGGGCCATCTGGTCAACACCATCGCCTGGATCGCGGTGCCGTCGATCATCTGGATCGCCGTCGCCCTGGTGGTCACCGACGACTATGCCCCGACGAACCTGCTTCTGCTGCAGAAGGTTCTGGGTCCCGACGACAGCATGACCGCGGGACGGTTGTGGTTCGTCGAAGTCCTGGTGTGGATCCTGGTGGTGCTGGCCGCGGTGTGCTGGCTGCCGTTGAGCGACCGGCTGGAACGTCGCTACCCGTTCGGGTTCGCCGCGGCATTCCTGGCCGTCGGCCTGGCACTGCGCTACGACCTGCCCGGGTTCGGGCTGGGCCGTGAAGCCTGGTTCACCGTCTTGGCGTTCTGGTTCTTCGCGGCCGGCTGGGCGGCGGCCAAAGCCACCACGACACTGCAGCGGGTCGCGGTGAGCGCCGTCGTGGTCATCGGGGTAGCGGGCTATTTCGGCAACAGCCACCGCGACGTGCTGGTCGCTGCCGGACTGCTGCTGCTGGTGTGGGCGCCGGCTCTGCCCGTGCCCGCCGTCGTGGCACCTGCGGCCGGGATCGTCGCCGAAGCCTCGCTGTACATCTACCTGACGCACTTCCAGGTCTACCCGTGGTTCGACAGCCCGCTGGCCGGGGTCATCGCCGCCGTCCTGGTGGGGGTGGGCCTCGCCCAGGCGATGGTCGCACTGCGCGGCCGGATCGCACAGGTCTCGCTGCTTCGCCGCTGA